A single region of the Pan troglodytes isolate AG18354 chromosome 18, NHGRI_mPanTro3-v2.0_pri, whole genome shotgun sequence genome encodes:
- the SRRM2 gene encoding serine/arginine repetitive matrix protein 2 isoform X6, which produces MYNGIGLPTPRGSGTNGYVQRNLSLVRGRRGERPDYKGEEELRRLEAALVKRPNPDILDHERKRRVELRCLELEEMMEEQGYEEQQIQEKVATFRLMLLEKDVNPGGKEETPGQRPAVTETHQLAELNEKKNERLRAAFGISDSYVDGSSFDPQRRAREAKQPAPEPPKPYSLVRESSSSRSPTPKQKKKKKKKDRGRRSESSSPRRERKKSSKKKQHRSESESKKRKHRSPTPKSKRKSKDKKRKRSRSTTPAPKSRRAHRSTSADSASSSDTSRSRSRSAAAKTHTTALTGRSPSPASGRRGEGDAPFSEPGTTSTQRPSSPEPATKQPSSPYEDKDKDKKEKSATRPSPSPERSSTGPEPPAPTPLLAERHGGSPQPLATTPLSQEPVNPPSEASPTRDRSPPKSPEKLPQSSSSESSPPSPQPTKVSRHASSSPESPKPAPAPGSHREISSSPTSKNRSHGRAKRDKSHSHTPSRRMGRSRSPATAKRGRSRSRTPTKRGHSRSRSPQWRRSRSAQRWGRSRSPQRRGRSRSPQRPGWSRSRNTQRRGRSRSARRGRSHSRSPATRGRSRSRTPARRGRSRSRTPARRRSRSRTPTRRRSRSRTPARRGRSRSRTPARRRSRTRSPVRRRSRSRSPARRSGRSRSRTPARRGRSRSRTPARRGRSRSRTPARRSGRSRSRTPARRGRSRSRTPRRGRSRSRSLVRRGRSHSRTPQRRGRSGSSSERKNKSRTSQRRSRSNSSPEMKKSRISSRRSRSLSSPRSKAKSRLSLRRSLSGSSPCPKQKSQTPARRSRSGSSQPKAKSRTPPRRSRSSSSPPPKQKSKTPSRQSHSSSSPHPKVKSGTPPRQGSITSPQANEQSVTPQRRSCFESSPDPELKSRTPSRHSCSGSSPPRVKSSTPPRQSPSRSSSPQPKVKAIISPRQRSHSGSSSPSPSRVTSRTTPRQSRSVSPCSNVESRLLPRYSHSGSSSPDTKVKPETPPRQSHSGSISPYPKVKAQTPPGPSLSGSKSPCPQEKSKDSLVQSCPGSLSLCAGVKSSTPPGESYFGLSSLQLKGQSQTSPDHISDTSSPEVRQSHSESPSLQSKSQTSPKGGRSRSSSPITELASRSPIRQDRGELSASPMLKSGMSPEQSRFQSDSSSYPTVDSNSLLGQSRLETAESKEKMALPPQEDATASPPRQKDKFSPFPVQDRPESSLVFKDTPRTPPRERSGAGSSPETKEQNSALPTSSQDEELMEVVEKSEEPAGQILSHLSSELKEMSTSNFESSPEVEERPAVSLTLDQSQSQASLEAVEVPSMASSWGGPHFSPEHKELSNSPLRENSFGSPLEFRNSGPLGTEMNTGFSSEVKEDLNGPFLNQLETDPSLDMKEQSTRSSRHSSSELSPDAVEKAGMSSNQSISSPVLDAVPRTPSRERSSSASSPEMKDGLPRTPSRRSRSGSSPGLRDGSGTPSRHSLSGSSPGMKDIPRTPSRGRSECDSSPEPKALPQTPRPRSRSPSSPELNNKCLTPQRERSGSESSVDQKTVARTPLGQRSRSGSSQELDVKPSASPQERSESDSSPDSKAKTRTPLRQRSRSGSSPEVDSKSRLSPRRSRSGSSPEVKDKPRAAPRAQSGSDSSPEPKAPAPRALPRRSRSGSSSKGRGPSPEGSSSTESSPEHPPKSRTARRGSRSSPEPKTKSRTPPRRRSSRSSPELTRKARLSRRSRSASSSPETRSRTPPRHRRSPSVSSPEPAEKSRSSRRRRSASSPRTKTTSRRGRSPSPKPRGLQRSRSRSRREKTRTTRRRDRSGSSQSTSRRRQRSRSRSRVTRRRRGGSGYHSRSPARQESSRTSSRRRRGRSRTPPTSRKRSRSRTSPAPWKRSRSRASPATHRRSRSRTPLISRRRSRSRTSPVSRRRSRSRTSVTRRRSRSRASPVSRRRSRSRTPPVTRRRSRSRTPTTRRRSRSRTPPVTRRRSRSRTPPVTRRRSRSRTSPITRRRSRSRTSPVTRRRSRSRTSPVTRRRSRSRTSPVTRRRSRSRTPPAIRRRSRSRTPLLPRKRSRSRSPLAIRRRSRSRTPRTARGKRSLTRSPPAIRRRSASGSSSDRSRSATPPATRNHSGSRTPPVALNSSRMSCFSRPSMSPTPLDRCRSPGMLEPLGSSRTPMSVLQQAGGSMMDGPGPRIPDHQRTSVPENHAQSRIALALTAISLGTARPPPSMSAAGLAARMSQVPAPVPLMSLRTAPAANLASRIPAASAAAMNLASARTPAIPTAVNLADSRTPAAAAAMNLASARTAVAPSAVNLADPRTPTAPAVNLAGARTPAALAALSLTGSGTPPTAANYPSSSRTPQAPASANLVGPRSAHATAPVNIAGSRTAAALAPASLTSARMAPALSGANLTSPRVPLSAYERVSGRTSPPLLDRARSRTPPSAPSQSRMTSERAPSPSSRMGQAPSQSLLPPAQDQPRSPVPSAFSDQSRCLIAQTTPVAGSLSLSSGAVATTTSSAGDHNGMLSVPAPGVPHSDVGEPPASTGAQQPSALAALQPAKERRSSSSSSSSSSSSSSSSSSSSSSSSSGSSSSDSEGSSLPVQPEVALKRVPSPTPAPKEAIREGRPPEPTPAKRKRRSSSSSSSSSSSSSSSSSSSSSSSSSSSSSSSSSSSSSSSSSSPSPAKPGPQALPKPASPKKPPPGERSHTQRLAV; this is translated from the exons ATGTACAACGGGATCGGGCTGCCGACGCCCCGGGGCAGCGGCACCAACGGCTACGTCCAGCGCAACCTGTCCCTGGTGCGGGGCCGCCGGGGTGAGCGGCCTGACTACAAGGGAGAGGAGGAACTGCGGCGCCTGGAGGCTGCCCTGGTGAAGCGGCCTAATCCTGACATCCTGGACCACGAGCGCAAGCGGCGCGTCGAGCTGCGATGCCTCGAGCTGGAGGAGATGATGGAAGAGCAGGG GTACGAGGAACAGCAAATTCAGGAAAAAGTGGCGACCTTTCGACTCATGTTGCTGGAGAAGGATGTGAACCCTGGGGGCAAGGAGGAGACCCCAGGGCAGAGGCCAGC GGTCACGGAGACTCACCAGTTGGCAGAATTAAATGAGAAGAAGAATGAAAGACTCCGTGCTGCCTTTGGCATCAGTGATTCTTACGTAGATGGCAGCTCTTTTGATCCTCAGCGTCGTGCCCGAGAAGCTAAACAACCAGCTCCTGAGCCTCCCAAACCTTACAG CCTTGTTCGGGAGTCTAGCAGTTCTCGCTCACCAACCCCaaagcagaagaagaagaaaaagaagaaagatagagGACG CAGGTCAGAGAGCAGCTCTCCTCGacgggagagaaagaaaagctcaAAGAAGAAGCAGCACAG GTCAGAATCTGAGTCCAAGAAACGTAAGCATAG GTCTCCCACTCCAAAGAGCAAACGTAAATCTAAGGACAAAAAGCGAAAGCG GTCTCGAAGTACAACACCAGCCCCCAAGAGCCGCCGGGCCCACCGTTCAACTTCTGCTGACTCTGCTTCCTCCTCCGATACTTCCCGCAGTCG GTCTCGAAGTGCTGCAGCTAAAACTCATACAACTGCCTTGACTGGGCGAAGTCCTTCCCCTGCTTCAGGGCGACGCGGGGAGGGAGATGCGCCTTTCAGTGAACCAGGTACTACCAGCACACAACGGCCTAGTAGCCCGGAGCCTGCTACGAAACAGCCTAGCAGCCCTTATGAAGACAAAGATAAAGACAAGAAGGAG AAATCTGCAACTCGACCTAGCCCCTCTCCGGAAAGGAGCAGCACAGGCCCAGAACCACCTGCTCCCACTCCGCTCCTTGCTGAGCGACATGGCGGCTCCCCACAACCCCTTGCAACCACCCCCTTAAGCCAGGAGCCAGTGAACCCCCCATCTGAGGCCTCTCCAACTCGGGACCGTTCACCACCTAAGTCTCCCGAGAAACTTCCCCAGTCTTCTTCCTCAGAGAGCAGCCCACCATCCCCTCAACCTACCAAAGTTTCTCGGCATGCCAGCTCTTCCCCAGAAAGTCCTAAACCTGCTCCAGCTCCAGGGTCCCACCGAGAGATTTCTTCTTCTCCCACATCTAAGAATCGCTCACATGGCCGAGCAAAACGGGATAAATCACATTCTCATACCCCCTCCCGTAGGATGGGGAGGTCCCGTAGCCCTGCCACCGCTAAGAGAGGGCGATCTCGGTCTCGAACCCCTACCAAGAGAGGTCATTCTCGATCCCGATCTCCCCAGTGGCGTAGGTCCAGGTCTGCACAGAGGTGGGGAAGATCTAGAAGCCCCCAGCGACGTGGCCGCTCTAGGTCTCCTCAGcgaccaggctggtctaggaGCAGAAATACCCAGAGAAGAGGCAGGTCTAGGTCAGCAAGGCGAGGGAGGTCCCACTCTAGATCCCCAGCCACTAGGGGTAGATCTCGTTCTAGAACACCAGCCCGCCGGGGCAGGTCCCGCTCTAGAACACCTGCCAGGCGGAGATCACGATCCAGAACTCCCACCAGGCGTAGGTCTCGGTCTAGAACACCAGCCCGGAGGGGCAGGTCTCGGTCTAGAACACCTGCTAGGCGCAGATCTAGGACCCGATCACCAGTACGACGCAGGTCTCGTAGTAGATCACCAGCCAGGAGAAGTGGCAGGTCACGCTCTAGAACCCCAGCTAGACGTGGCCGCTCACGCTCCAGAACCCCAGCCAGACGTGGCCGCTCACGCTCTAGAACCCCAGCTAGACGCAGTGGTCGCTCACGCTCCAGAACACCAGCCAGGAGAGGGAGGTCTCGGTCTAGGACACCAAGACGAGGAAGATCCCGCAGTAGAAGCTTAGTTAGACGTGGAAGATCTCACTCTAGAACACCTCAAAGAAGAGGCAGATCTGGCTCATCTTCAGAGCGGAAAAACAAATCCAGAACATCTCAAAGAAGAAGCAGGTCCAATTCAAGCCCAGAAATGAAGAAATCTCGCATTTCTTCAAGGCGGAGCAGGTCTCTCTCTTCACCACGGTCCAAAGCAAAATCTCGCTTGTCTTTGAGGCGCAGCCTTTCAGGGTCTTCCCCATGCCCTAAACAAAAGTCACAGACACCAGCTAGGCGCAGTCGCTCTGGATCCTCCCAACCTAAAGCTAAATCTAGAACGCCACCCAGACGCAGTCGCTCCAGTTCTTCTCCGCCACCTAAACAGAAATCTAAGACACCATCAAGACAAAGTCATTCCAGTTCATCTCCTCATCCTAAAGTGAAATCTGGAACACCACCGAGGCAAGGGTCCATAACAAGTCCCCAGGCCAATGAGCAATCTGTAACGCCACAAAGACGGAGCTGTTTTGAATCATCACCTGACCCTGAGTTGAAATCTAGGACCCCTTCTAGACATAGCTGCTCAGGGTCCTCTCCTCCTAGAGTGAAATCTAGCACACCTCCCAGACAGAGCCCATCTAGGTCGTCATCTCCACAACCCAAAGTGAAGGCAATAATATCACCAAGACAAAGAAGCCATTCTGGCTCCTCTTCTCCAAGTCCTAGTAGGGTGACGTCGAGAACAACTCCACGGCAAAGCAGATCAGTATCTCCCTGCTCCAATGTGGAATCCAGATTGTTGCCAAGATATAGTCATTCTGGGTCCTCCTCACCAGATACCAAAGTGAAACCTGAAACACCGCCAAGACAAAGTCACTCAGGGTCTATTTCACCATACCCCAAAGTAAAGGCCCAAACTCCACCGGGGCCAAGTCTTTCTGGATCAAAGTCACCATGTCCCCAAGAGAAGTCTAAAGACTCACTAGTTCAAAGTTGCCCTGGATCCCTGTCTCTCTGTGCAGGAGTAAAATCTAGCACACCACCAGGCGAGAGCTATTTTGGTCTCTCATCTCTGCAACTGAAAGGACAATCTCAAACTTCACCAGACCACATATCTGATACTTCAAGTCCAGAAGTGAGACAGAGTCATTCAGAATCACCATCTCTGCAGAGCAAATCTCAAACATCACCTAAGGGAGGTCGGTCCAGGTCTTCATCTCCAATCACTGAGCTGGCATCCAGATCTCCAATAAGACAAGATAGAGGTGAGTTGTCAGCGAGTCCTATGTTGAAATCGGGAATGTCTCCTGAGCAGAGCAGGTTCCAGTCTGACTCTTCTTCATATCCTACAGTAGACTCGAATTCTCTCTTGGGGCAGAGTAGATTGGagactgctgaatcaaaagagaaaatggcCTTACCCCCTCAGGAGGATGCTACTGCATCACCTCctagacagaaagacaaatttagtCCCTTTCCAGTACAGGATAGGCCTGAGTCTTCACTGGTATTCAAAGACACACCTAGAACCCCGCCAAGGGAAAGAAGTGGTGCTGGGTCATCTCCAGAAACAAAAGAGCAAAATAGTGCATTGCCTACGTCAAGCCAAGATGAAGAGTTAATGGAGGTGGTAGAGAAGTCTGAAGAACCCGCAGGCCAAATCCTGTCTCATTTGTCTTCAGAACTTAAAGAAATGTCCACAAGTAACTTTGAATCATCTCCTGAAGTAGAAGAAAGGCCTGCTGTGTCTTTGACTCTTGATCAGAGCCAGTCACAGGCTTCTTTGGAAGCAGTAGAAGTCCCTTCAATGGCCTCATCTTGGGGTGGGCCACATTTTTCTCCAGAACATAAAGAACTGTCTAACTCCCCACTCAGGGAGAACAGCTTTGGATCACCTTTAGAATTTAGAAACTCAGGCCCACTTGGTACAGAAATGAATACTGGATTTTCTTCTGAGGTTAAAGAAGATTTGAATGGACCGTTTCTTAATCAGCTGGAAACAGATCCATCTCTAGACATGAAAGAACAATCGACAAGATCCTCTAGACACAGCAGTTCTGAGTTATCCCCAGATGCAGTGGAAAAGGCAGGGATGTCTTCAAATCAGAGCATCTCTTCACCTGTGCTTGATGCTGTACCCAGAACACCCTCGAGAGAAAGAAGTAGTTCTGCATCTTCTCCTGAAATGAAAGATGGTTTACCCAGAACTCCATCAAGGAGAAGCAGGTCTGGGTCTTCTCCAGGACTTAGAGATGGGTCTGGGACTCCCTCGAGGCACAGCCTGTCTGGGTCCTCTCCTGGAATGAAAGATATACCTAGAACGCCATCTAGAGGGAGAAGCGAATGTGATTCTTCCCCAGAACCGAAAGCTTTGCCTCAGACTCCTAGGCCGAGGAGTCGTTCTCCGTCATCCCCAGAGCTCAACAACAAGTGTCTTACCCCCCAGAGAGAAAGAAGCGGGTCAGAATCATCAGTTGATCAGAAAACTGTGGCTCGGACTCCCCTGGGGCAGAGAAGTCGTTCGGGATCCTCTCAAGAACTTGATGTGAAACCCAGTGCATCCCCTCAGGAAAGAAGTGAGTCAGACTCTTCTCCGGATTCTAAAGCCAAGACACGAACCCCACTTCGGCAGAGGAGTCGGTCTGGATCATCTCCAGAGGTTGACAGCAAATCTCGACTATCCCCTCGGCGCAGTAGGTCTGGTTCCTCCCCTGAAGTGAAAGATAAGCCAAGAGCAGCACCCAGGGCACAGAGTGGTTCTGATTCCTCTCCTGAACCTAAAGCTCCAGCCCCTCGGGCCCTTCCTAGACGAAGCAGATCAGGTTCATCAAGCAAAGGCAGAGGCCCTTCTCCTGAAGGAAGCAGCAGTACCGAGTCCTCTCCTGAACATCCGCCCAAATCCAGAACTGCTCGCAGAGGTTCCAGGTCATCACCAGAGCCCAAGACCAAGTCTCGTACACCACCTCGACGTCGCAGCTCTCGATCATCTCCTGAGCTAACAAGGAAGGCCAGACTGTCCCGTAGAAGCCGCTCTGCCTCATCCTCACCAGAAACTCGCTCTAGAACTCCCCCAAGGCACCGGAGAAGTCCCTCAGTGTCTTCCCCGGAGCCAGCCGAAAAGTCGAGGTCTTCACGCCGACGGCGCTCAGCTTCATCTCCACGTACTAAGACAACCTCAAGGAGAGGCCGCTCTCCTTCGCCAAAGCCTCGTGGACTCCAGAGGTCCCGTTCCCGCtcaaggagagagaaaacaagaaCAACCCGACGTCGAGATAGGTCTGGATCTTCTCAGTCAACCTCTCGGCGAAGACAGCGGAGCCGGTCAAGGTCGCGGGTTACTCGGCGGCGGAGGGGAGGCTCTGGTTATCACTCAAGGTCACCTGCCCGGCAGGAAAGTTCCCGGACCTCCTCTCGACGCCGAAGAGGCCGCTCTCGGACACCCCCAACCAGTCGGAAGCGTTCTCGCTCACGCACATCACCAGCCCCGTGGAAACGCTCTAGATCTCGAGCCTCTCCAGCCACTCACCGGCGATCCAGGTCCAGAACCCCCCTGATAAGCCGACGTAGGTCCAGGTCTCGAACTTCACCAGTCAGCCGGAGACGGTCAAGGTCCAGGACTTCAGTGACTCGACGAAGATCCCGGTCAAGAGCATCCCCAGTGAGCAGAAGGCGATCCAGATCCAGAACGCCACCAGTAACCCGCCGTCGTTCAAGGTCTAGAACACCAACAACACGCCGCCGCTCCCGTTCTAGAACTCCACCAGTGACTCGCAGAAGGTCCAGATCCAGGACTCCACCAGTAACCAGGAGGCGATCTCGAAGCAGAACTTCGCCTATCACTCGCAGAAGATCAAGATCCAGAACATCTCCGGTCACCCGAAGGAGATCTCGATCTCGCACATCTCCAGTAACTCGAAGAAGGTCCCGCTCTCGAACCTCACCAGTAACACGCCGCCGCTCTAGGTCCCGGACACCTCCAGCTATTCGGCGCCGCTCTAGATCTCGAACGCCACTGTTACCACGCAAACGTTCTCGAAGTCGCTCACCACTTGCTATCCGCCGCCGCTCCAGATCCCGTACTCCACGAACAGCTCGGGGTAAACGGTCCTTAACAAGATCTCCTCCAGCCATCCGCAGGCGTTCTGCATCTGGAAGTAGTTCTGATCGTTCACGATCTGCTACTCCTCCGGCAACAAGAAATCATTCTGGTTCACGGACACCTCCAGTAGCACTCAACAGTTCCAGAATGAGCTGCTTCAGTCGTCCTAGCATGTCCCCAACACCTCTTGATCGCTGCAGATCACCTGGAATGCTTGAACCCCTTGGCAGCTCTAGAACACCCATGTCTGTCCTGCAGCAAGCCGGTGGCTCCATGATGGATGGTCCAGGTCCCCGAATACCTGACCACCAGAGAACATCTGTGCCGGAAAATCATGCTCAGTCCAGGATTGCACTTGCCCTGACAGCTATCAGTCTTGGCACCGCTCGGCCTCCTCCGTCCATGTCTGCTGCTGGCCTTGCTGCAAGAATGTCCCAGGTTCCAGCTCCGGTGCCTCTCATGAGTCTCAGAACCGCCCCAGCAGCCAACCTTGCCAGCAGGATTCCTGCAGCCTCTGCGGCAGCCATGAACCTAGCCAGCGCCAGGACACCTGCCATTCCAACAGCAGTGAACCTGGCTGACTCTCGAACGCCAGCTGCAGCAGCGGCCATGAACTTGGCCAGCGCCAGAACAGCGGTGGCACCTTCGGCTGTGAACCTGGCTGACCCTCGCACTCCCACAGCCCCAGCTGTGAACCTAGCAGGGGCCAGAACCCCAGCTGCCTTGGCAGCTCTGAGTCTCACAGGCTCTGGCACACCACCAACTGCTGCAAACTATCCCTCCAGCTCCAGAACACCACAGGCTCCAGCCTCTGCAAACCTGGTGGGTCCTCGGTCTGCACATGCCACAGCTCCTGTGAATATTGCCGGCTCCAGAACCGCTGCAGCCTTGGCCCCCGCGAGCCTCACCAGTGCTAGGATGGCTCCAGCATTGTCTGGTGCAAACCTCACCAGCCCCAGGGTGCCCCTTTCTGCCTACGAGCGTGTCAGTGGCAGAACCTCACCGCCGCTCCTTGACCGAGCTAGGTCCAGAACACCACCGTCTGCCCCAAGCCAGTCTAGGATGACCTCTGAACGggctccctccccttcctctagAATGGGCCAGGCTCCTTCACAGTCTCTCCTCCCTCCAGCACAGGATCAGCCGAGGTCTCCTGTGCCTTCTGCTTTTTCAGACCAATCCCGTTGTTTGATTGCCCAGACCACCCCTGTAGCAGGGTCTCTGTCCCTTTCCTCTGGGGCAGTGGCAACGACCACGTCCTCTGCTGGTGATCACAATGGCATGCTCTCTGTCCCTGCCCCTGGGGTGCCCCACTCTGATGTGGGGGAGCCACCTGCCTCTACTGGGGCCCAGCAGCCTTCTGCATTAGCCGCCCTGCAGCCAGCAAAGGAGCGGCggagttcctcctcctcctcgtcgtcctccagctcctcctcttcgTCGTCGTCGTCGTCGTCGTCGTCCTCTTCCTCTGGCTCCAGTTCTAGTGACTCAGAGGGCTCTAGCCTTCCTGTGCAACCTGAGGTGGCACTGAAGAG ggtccccagccccaccccagccccaaagGAGGCTATTCGAGAGGGACGTCCTCCGGAGCCAACCCCAGCCAAACGGAAGAGGCGCTCTAGCAGTTCCAGTTCCAgctcctcctcttcatcttcctcctcctcctcctcctcctcttcttcctcctcctcttcctcctcttcttcttcctcctcatcttcctcctcctcctcgtcttcctccccttcccctgctAAGCCTGGCCCTCAGGCCTTGCCCAAACCTGCAAGCCCCAAGAAGCCACCCCCTGGTGAGCGGAG ccacacCCAGCGCCTTGCAGTCTAA
- the SRRM2 gene encoding serine/arginine repetitive matrix protein 2 isoform X12, whose amino-acid sequence MYNGIGLPTPRGSGTNGYVQRNLSLVRGRRGERPDYKGEEELRRLEAALVKRPNPDILDHERKRRVELRCLELEEMMEEQGYEEQQIQEKVATFRLMLLEKDVNPGGKEETPGQRPAVTETHQLAELNEKKNERLRAAFGISDSYVDGSSFDPQRRAREAKQPAPEPPKPYSLVRESSSSRSPTPKQKKKKKKKDRGRRSESSSPRRERKKSSKKKQHRSESESKKRKHRSPTPKSKRKSKDKKRKRSRSTTPAPKSRRAHRSTSADSASSSDTSRSRRCTDHSEDTVPAL is encoded by the exons ATGTACAACGGGATCGGGCTGCCGACGCCCCGGGGCAGCGGCACCAACGGCTACGTCCAGCGCAACCTGTCCCTGGTGCGGGGCCGCCGGGGTGAGCGGCCTGACTACAAGGGAGAGGAGGAACTGCGGCGCCTGGAGGCTGCCCTGGTGAAGCGGCCTAATCCTGACATCCTGGACCACGAGCGCAAGCGGCGCGTCGAGCTGCGATGCCTCGAGCTGGAGGAGATGATGGAAGAGCAGGG GTACGAGGAACAGCAAATTCAGGAAAAAGTGGCGACCTTTCGACTCATGTTGCTGGAGAAGGATGTGAACCCTGGGGGCAAGGAGGAGACCCCAGGGCAGAGGCCAGC GGTCACGGAGACTCACCAGTTGGCAGAATTAAATGAGAAGAAGAATGAAAGACTCCGTGCTGCCTTTGGCATCAGTGATTCTTACGTAGATGGCAGCTCTTTTGATCCTCAGCGTCGTGCCCGAGAAGCTAAACAACCAGCTCCTGAGCCTCCCAAACCTTACAG CCTTGTTCGGGAGTCTAGCAGTTCTCGCTCACCAACCCCaaagcagaagaagaagaaaaagaagaaagatagagGACG CAGGTCAGAGAGCAGCTCTCCTCGacgggagagaaagaaaagctcaAAGAAGAAGCAGCACAG GTCAGAATCTGAGTCCAAGAAACGTAAGCATAG GTCTCCCACTCCAAAGAGCAAACGTAAATCTAAGGACAAAAAGCGAAAGCG GTCTCGAAGTACAACACCAGCCCCCAAGAGCCGCCGGGCCCACCGTTCAACTTCTGCTGACTCTGCTTCCTCCTCCGATACTTCCCGCAGTCG GCGCTGCACAGACCATTCGGAAGACACGGTCCCTGCCCTCTAG